The following DNA comes from Paenibacillus crassostreae.
ACGGAAACAACGCTGACAAATAATCTGTTCTTGTTCAAGCGCTTTAGTCGGTACATAACCGGGTAAGTCTGTTTGTTGTGTTTGTAGCGATATCCCACAACCACTGCATCTCATGGCTTCTTGCTCGCCAATAGGTTCTTTCATGCTTATTGTTCCTCCTCGAGCCATAATCCTTTTTTGCGAAGCCGCCTAAGCACAATCCGCTCGACTCTTCGATTAATTCTTGTTGTCCATCCTTCATCCTGAACTGAGATGGGTCGAACTAATACGGTGAATAGCCCGAGCCGATTCCCACCGAACACATCGGTCAGCATTTGGTCCCCTACCATAATTGTCTCTGTATTCGAAAGTCCCATCATCTTCATTGCCGATTGAAAAGGCTTAAGTGAAGGTTTCCGGGCTTCATGCACAAATTGAATGTCCAATGGCGTAGCAAAAGCAGATACTCTCGCCAGATGATTGTTGGAAACAATAATCAATTGAAACCCTGTTTTTTTCACTAGTTCAAACCAAGCGATTAATTCAGGATGGGCAAGCGGCGCCTTGGCACCCACAAGCGTATTGTCCAAATCCGTGATAATCCCCCGGTATCCCTTTGCATATAGATCTTCCAAATCGATATCAAACACTGTATTCGCCCGTAATTTAGGCATCAGCATTTCAAACAAGTCCAGTCACCTCAGTTTCATACGACAAACTATACCATAATATGATGCGCTATTACAAAAAAAACCGCCCTTTTTACACATGTAATTAGGACGAAGTTATTGCTATATTTTTCTTTTTGTTGTTAATTCGAGGTTAAGCTGCTTACCAATCCTCTGAACTTCACGCCATTCCCCCGCAGCTACAGACTCAGGGCTATACTTTGCCTTCTCAAAAAGTTGAAGTAGGTTCTGCAATAGCGGCCCTAGTGCAGGTTCATATTGTTGCCACTTCATGACAGATTCACGCAACGTTTCATGCATTTGACGCTTCATCCCACGTTTATGCAAGTAAGCGATCCATCGTTCTGTCTCGACTACCACTTTTTCACCTGAAGTTAACTCCTTACCATGTCGAAGTCTTAGCCATAAGAAGTACATTGAATGACGGGAGCGCCATACCACATATCCGAGCCATAATAATAAAAGAGTCACTGCAGTAATACTTATTCCTTTGATCCAAGCAGTAGTGATCTTCGATTCTGTTGATCGTATTTTTTCATCATTAGATAGCTCTTGATCTTCTTGTTGATTCATTTCATTCAGCTCTTCACTATCTAATTCCGTTAGAAGTGGCATATTAAAACCAGGTGTAGCTTCAATCGGAATCCAACCATAGGGACCAAAGTATACCTCTGCCCAAGAGTGAGCATCCGCATTGGAAACGGTATATACTCCAGTATTCATATTGCCTTGTTGCATCATCCGGAAATCTTCCATCTCAGGCTGACTCCCCGGTGCATAACCTTTAACCCAACGAGCCGGTATATCAAGTGACCTCGCCATCATGACAATGGAAGTTGAGAAATAGTCACAGTAACCTTCACGAATTTCGAATAAAAAACTATCGACAAAATCATTACTAATTTTA
Coding sequences within:
- a CDS encoding YqeG family HAD IIIA-type phosphatase, which produces MFEMLMPKLRANTVFDIDLEDLYAKGYRGIITDLDNTLVGAKAPLAHPELIAWFELVKKTGFQLIIVSNNHLARVSAFATPLDIQFVHEARKPSLKPFQSAMKMMGLSNTETIMVGDQMLTDVFGGNRLGLFTVLVRPISVQDEGWTTRINRRVERIVLRRLRKKGLWLEEEQ